TCTGCTGCCTGGGTTTATATAAACCAGGGTTGTCTTTTTCCTATGATTGTTATCCCATCCATATTTGGTGTAATGCTGGGAACAAAGATTGGAGTGGCCCTTCTTCCCAAGACACATCCTAAAATCATTCGCTATATTGTTATTTTATTCCTTATTTTTGTAGGAATAAGGTCATTGCTAAAAGGCTTTGGAATTTGGAAATGAAAGAAAAGGAAGAGATTATTTATGGAAAAACCCTTAGTTTATGTGTGAAATTGGGGATTTTTCTTTTAATCACAAGCTTTATTGTCTATATCTTTGGAATACTTCCTCCCTACATTCCGATTGAAAACCTTTCAAAATATTGGGCTATGCCCTCTGAAAAATACCTTAAATCTGCCAATATTCCCTCGGGCTGGTCTTGGATTAGCTTAACTAAATTTGGGGATTTCCTTAATTTTATACCCATTGTTTTTCTCTCTGCGATTACCATTATTTGCTTCCTTGCCATCCTCCCCATATTTTATAAAAAGAAGGACAAGACCTACCTTTTTCTTGCAATATTACAGGTTATTATCCTCCTTCTTGCTGCCTCAGGGATACTAACCACTGGCTCTCACTGACAAGGGATGATAATTTCTGCAGGGCATAGAAGCTCTGGAAAGGAGAAAAAATTTACAAATTAAAGGCTAAAGACTAATGACTAATGACTAAAGGCTAAACATATACGGTATATTTAAAGATAAAATATTGCTAAATAATTAAATTTTATGCTATAATTGAAAAGTGGGATGGATATTTTGATTCTAGGAGAATTTATAATAAAGAAGAAAGGATAATAAAGTTCATATCCCTTATCCTTCTCTTTCCCATTCTTATTCCCATTAAATTCTGCCCATATTCGCTTCCCTGGATTGCCTGCTCAAGCTGCAATCTTTTATATTGCCCTGCAAAAACCTTAAGGAATCCAATCCTTTACATTGCAATTCCCTTAAGCCTTTTTGGAAGGATATTCTGTAGATTTATATGCCCAGCTGGGACAATCCAAGATATAACAAACAATATCTCAAGAAGGATTTCTGGTTCTGATGCACACCTTTATTCTCATCCTGCAATAAAATATGTATTCCTTGTCTTTATTCTAATCCTTTGTTTTGACCTTGATGCTTCCTTTTTTCTATCTTGTTATTACTGGATTCCATTTGTTTTTGGAATATTTCTTTTTCTCTCATCATTTACAAGTAGGTATTGGTGTAGGCTTTTATGTCCAATTGGCCTCATTCTTTCACTTTCTAAATTTAGCCCTTTTAAGATAAAAAGAGAGGCATTGCGCCAGATTGGAAGATTTAGAGGGAAAAGGACTGTTCTTCTCGCTGATATGGAAGGTTCAACCGAGCTGTTCTCAAAGGATGGAGACATTGCCGCTGCTAAAATTCAGCAGATAAGAGATATATATCAGAGAAGATAATAAAAAGCCAAAATGGTGAATTTCATCCGGTTGGCGGTGATGGAATGCTTGCTTTCTTTGAGAGTGCTCAGGATGGTCTTTTGTCTGCTATCCAGATTCAAAGAAAGCTAAAGGAAAAAGGCTTCTCTATCCGTGCTGGAATACATACCGGTGAGGTCTTCCTTTCTCCACCCCTCGTCGGCAAAAAAAGTTGTTGACAAATTGCAAATTTTATTTTATAATTAGTATGAAATTAATACTAATAGTGAAACAAAATGGAAATAAGAGCATTTGAAGAAATACCCTATTTTACTAAAACCTCTTTAAGACTTGCCTTAGAACCGCCGTGAGGATGCATTGAATGAACAAATCAAGCGATGGCTTAAGAATGGCACGATAGTCTCTTTAAAGAAAGGGTTTTATACCTCAAGGCTCTATTACCTTAAAGAGCCAAATAAAAGGGAGCTATTAGAATTTTTAGCTAATAGATTAAGATTTCCCTCTTACCTTTCCGGTGAATATATCCTCTCTCAATATAGCTTGCTGACCGAAGCTACTTATCCTCTTACATCTATTACCTTAAAGGCTACAAGGGCATATAATACTCCTATGGGAACATTTAGGTATATGAATATCAAACAAAGCCTTTTTCTCGGATTTACTACAAAACCTTATGGAGAGAACCTAATCTATCTGGCAAGCAAAGCTAAATCATTGTTTGACCTCCTCTATCTCAAAACTACCTTAAGAGAAAACCCAAAAGAAGAGATTCAAGAGGGATTGCGAATCAATTGGGATGAATTTAAAAACACAGACCTTATAGAATTTAAAAATTATGTAGATATGGCTCAATCAAAGAAGATGTTCTATATCTTTGATTGCATAAAAGGGGTGTTAAATGCTTCTCTTTAACCTTCAAAGGATTACCGAGGTTTACTTAAGAAGAAGTCTTCCTACACCAGTCATTAGAAACTACTTGAAGGAGCATCTCCAACTATACATCTTAGACTTTGTCTATAATCGCTCCTATGGTAAAGAGCTTATATTTACCGGTGGTTCTTGCCTTAGATTCTGTTTTGGACTAAATCGTGTCTCTGAAGACCTAGATTTTGACCGCCTTAGTGATTTGAAAAGTGGTATAGGAAAATCTGCATTAGCAGGAAAGATGTCTTTTCTTGAAATAGAAGCCCTGATTGAAATAGGAAGGCTTTCTGTAGAGACAAAGGATTATAAAGCAGGAAAAAAGGCTTTAGAAAACGCACAAAAGCAATAACCCGCACCGGCTTTAAGCTCTACGAACCTGAGACAGGGCTTGCCTTAGCCAGGCTATACTTAGCTGAAGGAAACCCAGACCAAGCCAAACCCCTTGCCCAATCCGCCTACGAAAAAGCCAAAGCAATGCACTACCGCATATTAGAAACTGAAGCCGCTAATTTCCTTAAGAGAAGTATGAGTGCCAAAAAATTGTCTTGACAAGAGAATGATATTTATGTATAATTGTTCTATAGGGAATACGATAATAAGATGAATACAAAAGAGGCAATAAGATATATTATTCAAGAATGGCTTGAATACAAGCTTCCTTCTCTTATCGAGCGGGATATACCCTCTGATTTATTAAATACAGGTCTCATTATTGCTCTCGTGGGGGTTAGAAGAAGTGGCAAGACCTATCTCTTGTATCAAATAGCAAAAAGACTAAAAGAAAAATTGCCCTCTTCTAACATAATCTATATCAACTTTGAGGATGAAAGGCTATATCCCCTTACTGGTAAAGAATTACCGCTACTGTTTGAGGTCTATGAAGAGAATTTTTCATACAATAGGAACTTACCATTATTTTTACTCTTAGACGAGATTCACAACCATCCTTCCTGGGAGAGGGTTTTAAGAAACCTTTATGATAAGTATAGAAATGTGAGATTCATCATTACTGGCTCTTCTGCCAGGCTACTTTCTTCTGAGATAGCCTCATCTCTTAGGGGAAGAACCATTACATTGGAGGTTTTCCCCTTTAATTTCAAAGAGTTTTTAGGGGCAAAAGGGATTAAGTTTGAACAAAAGGGCATTCTCCACAGCCCAACGCGTCATGAAGTTATAAAGGCATTTAATGAATACCTGGAATTTGGTGGTTTTCCCCAGATTGTCTTTGAAAGTATGAAGATGGAGATATTACGCGAATATTATCAAGCGATTGTCTATAGAGACATTGTGGAGAG
The sequence above is a segment of the bacterium genome. Coding sequences within it:
- a CDS encoding 4Fe-4S binding protein; the protein is MPLSLFGRIFCRFICPAGTIQDITNNISRRISGSDAHLYSHPAIKYVFLVFILILCFDLDASFFLSCYYWIPFVFGIFLFLSSFTSRYWCRLLCPIGLILSLSKFSPFKIKREALRQIGRFRGKRTVLLADMEGSTELFSKDGDIAAAKIQQIRDIYQRR
- a CDS encoding nucleotidyl transferase AbiEii/AbiGii toxin family protein, translated to MLLFNLQRITEVYLRRSLPTPVIRNYLKEHLQLYILDFVYNRSYGKELIFTGGSCLRFCFGLNRVSEDLDFDRLSDLKSGIGKSALAGKMSFLEIEALIEIGRLSVETKDYKAGKKALENAQKQ
- a CDS encoding ATP-binding protein gives rise to the protein MNTKEAIRYIIQEWLEYKLPSLIERDIPSDLLNTGLIIALVGVRRSGKTYLLYQIAKRLKEKLPSSNIIYINFEDERLYPLTGKELPLLFEVYEENFSYNRNLPLFLLLDEIHNHPSWERVLRNLYDKYRNVRFIITGSSARLLSSEIASSLRGRTITLEVFPFNFKEFLGAKGIKFEQKGILHSPTRHEVIKAFNEYLEFGGFPQIVFESMKMEILREYYQAIVYRDIVERYTIRNLRLFETFLKLVVQSASNLISFGKLANLLKGIGFKVSKNTLIGYMGYLKEAFFAFEVPIFSYSIKDQLQYPRKIYLVDVGLVNALSFKTSYDFGKLAENIVFLHLSGKDVYYWKNRLGYEVDFVVREGLETKELIQVCWDIRDEETKKREIRAILAAMDEFKLTKALILTKDFEGEELFDQKIIVFTPLWLWLVSR